The Dasypus novemcinctus isolate mDasNov1 chromosome 12, mDasNov1.1.hap2, whole genome shotgun sequence genome includes a window with the following:
- the LOC101424940 gene encoding galectin-2-like translates to MAKKLGTTLKVKVKVAKHADRFAVNLGLHFNPCFSSPPSSATQGMAAGGRSFGKITCALAQGQRSRSLWPLRLTVAFERDGFKVTLPDGYQFTFPNRLGHSQLPYLSIEDGFSISSLSLSPFSLLTY, encoded by the exons ATGGCCAAGAAGTTGGGGACAACCCTCAAGGTCAAGGTGAAAGTTGCCAAACATGCTGATCG CTTCGCGGTTAACCTGGGCTTGCACTTCAACCCTTGCTTCAGCAGTCCACCATCATCTGCAACTCAAGGGATGGCAGCTGGGGGGAGGAGCTTTGGGAAGATCACCTGTGCTTTGGCACAGGGTCAGAGATCAAG GTCACTGTGGCCCTTGAGA CTCACTGTGGCCTTTGAGAGGGACGGATTCAAGGTGACACTGCCGGATGGGTATCAGTTCACCTTCCCTAACAGGCTGGGGCACAGCCAGCTGCCCTACCTGAGCATAGAGGATGGGTTCAGCATCTCCTCCCTGAGTCTGA GCCCTTTCAGCCTGCTGACCTATTAG
- the CDC42EP1 gene encoding cdc42 effector protein 1 has translation MPGPQGAGGVPAMSLGKLPQVGWASGSQGKRRLTADMISPPLGDFRHTMHVGRGGDVFGDTSFLSNHGGSSGGTHRSPRSFLARKLQQVRRVGALPRRMASPPAPSPAPPAVSPIIKNAISLPQLNQATYDSLVVGKLSFDSSPAAPGDGRSSYGLDSGFCTISRLSRPEKPRDKDCDGSFPSEPELRRSDSLLSLRLDLDLGPSLLSELLGVMSLSEAPATETQAPAASPPVPAASPPVHGHCPNGVTTGSGPVAEARASLAGEHHHVRIDPASGRCWGAGWDVGRYHTERGARRELVEVLPQARGSWESLDREWGAAQEGSRAPVPSTVLANTLEFADAEEEEEIKV, from the exons ATGCCGGGCCCGCAGGGGGCCGGAGGAGTTCCCGCCATGAGCCTGGGCAAGCTCCCGCAGGTGGGCTGGGCGTCCGGCTCGCAGGGGAAGAGGCGGCTGACGGCAGACATGATCAGCCCCCCGCTCGGGGACTTCCGCCACACCATGCACGTGGGCCGTGGCGGGGACGTCTTCGGCGACACCTCCTTCCTCAGCAACCACGGGGGCAGCTCGGGGGGCACCCACCGCTCGCCCCGCAGCTTCTTGGCCAGGAAGCTGCAGCAGGTGCGCAGGGTCGGGGCGCTGCCCCGGCGGATGGCTTCCCCACCAGCGCCctcccccgcgccgcccgccgtCTCTCCCATCATCAAGAACGCCATCTCCCTGCCCCAGCTCAACCAGGCCACCTACGACAGCCTGGTGGTGGGCAAGCTCAGCTTCGACAGCAGCCCCGCGGCCCCCGGGGACGGCCGCTCCAGTTACG GCTTGGACTCAGGGTTCTGCACCATCTCCCGTTTGTCCCGCCCGGAAAAGCCTCGTGACAAAGACTGTGATGGTTCCTTCCCCTCTGAGCCTGAGCTGCGCCGCTCTGACTCCCTCCTGTCCCTCCGCCTTGACCTTGACCTCGGACCCTCCCTCCTCAGTGAACTGCTGGGGGTCATGAGCCTCTCAGAAGCCCCAGCAACCGAGACCCAAGCCCCCGCCGCAAGCCCCCCAGTCCCTGCCGCAAGCCCCCCAGTCCATGGACACTGCCCCAATGGGGTGACCACGGGGTCAGGCCCGGTGGCTGAGGCGAGGGccagcctggcaggggagcaCCACCATGTACGGATTGACCCAGCCTCTGGCAGGTGCTGGGGAGCGGGCTGGGATGTCGGCCGGTACCACACAGAGAGGGGTGCTCGTCGGGAGCTGGTGGAGGTGCTTCCCCAGGCTCGGGGCTCCTGGGAGAGCCTGGACAGAGAGTGGGGAGCCGCCCAGGAAGGCAGCAGGGCCCCTGTGCCCAGCACAGTGCTAGCGAACACCTTGGAGTTTGCAGAcgctgaggaggaggaggagatcaAGGTGTGA